The Bombus huntii isolate Logan2020A unplaced genomic scaffold, iyBomHunt1.1 ctg00000106.1, whole genome shotgun sequence genome has a segment encoding these proteins:
- the LOC126876932 gene encoding omega-amidase NIT2-A-like, with translation MPEIECDKLYNTCTIWGPGGTLIARHRKVHLFDIDIPNKITFRESDSLSPGNSLTTFDVKGCKIGIGICYDIRFEEMARIYRNKGCQMLIYPAAFNMTTGPLHWSLLQRFRANDNQLYVACISPARVP, from the exons atgcctgaaatagagtgcgataaattgtacaatacctgtactatttggggtcccggtggaactttgatagcaagacaccgaaag gtacatctattcgacatcgacattcctaataagattacttttcgagagagtgattcactcagtcctggtaactccctaacgacgttcgatgtgaagggctgcaaaataggtattggcatttgctatgatattagattcgaggaaatggcacgcatttatcggaacaaag gttgccaaatgctgatatatccagcggcattcaatatgaccactggaccactgcactggtcattacttcagcgtttcagagcgaatgataatcaattatacgttgcctgcatatcaccggctcgtgttccttaa